One region of Tachysurus vachellii isolate PV-2020 chromosome 11, HZAU_Pvac_v1, whole genome shotgun sequence genomic DNA includes:
- the kif5aa gene encoding kinesin family member 5Aa produces MTEPVAECNIKVLCRFRPLNQAEILRGDKFLPTFQGDDTVTIGGKSYAFDRVFPTNTTQEQVYNTCAKQIVKDVLGGYNGTIFAYGQTSSGKTHTMEGSLHDPQQMGIIPRIAEDIFNHIFSMDENLEFHIKVSYFEIYMEKIRDLLDVTKTNLSVHEDKNRVPYVKGCTERFVSSPEEVMDVIDEGKSNRHVAVTNMNEHSSRSHSIFLINIKQEHVETEQKLCGKLYLVDLAGSEKVSKTGAAGAVLDEAKNINKSLSALGNVISALAEGTKTHVPYRDSKMTRILQDSLGGNCRTTMFICCSPSGFNEAETKSTLMFGQRAKTIKNAASINLELTAEQWKRKYEKEKEKNKTLRDTIQRLEAELKRWRNGEEVPETEQTSADMTKLENTDECLDNENEVERQKEKEKERNLDTSSIVVRISEEERQKYEEEIRKLYRQMDDKDDEINLQCQLVEKLKQQMLAQDELLASTRGDSDKVQTELGRLHSESESAKAEVREVLQALEELAVNYDQKSQEVEEKSLHNKQLAEQLSQKMASLMELETELAQMQEVSSQQRKRIADVLNGLMRDLSEFSTIVGNGEIKLPVEISGAIEEEFTVARLYISKIKSEVKSMVKRCRQLESMQLECHRKMEETGRELSSCQLLISQHEAKIRSLTEYMQNVEQKKRQLEDSYDALSEELSLLQNPESQDGAERPETGESDEKKAVHRASGHREPRHTQLSQLRDEINEKQRLIDELTDKNQALELELAHVRSDFSNLKIQEDTKNARLEQLSFQQERHEQSKQDLKGLEETVARELQTLHNLRKLFVQDLTTRVKKSSEIGPDDSGGSNTQKQKISFLENNLDQLTKVHKQLVRDNADLRCELPKLEKRLRSTAERVRALETALKDAKQGAMNDRRRYQQEVERIRDAMRMRSALRRPHTAQIAKPVRPGNYGTVTSPTTSLSMRASEPATSFSNVLFQREEKPVPQKTNVVGYSTVRSIDILSSYPLDVENGNSPDINDNRSDAHCGSIVEPSRHYIMQPEAAAS; encoded by the exons ATGACCGAGCCTGTCGCAGAGTGCAACATCAAGGTGCTATGTCGTTTTCGTCCTCTGAATCAGGCCGAGATCCTGCGAGGAGACAAATTTCTTCCTACGTTTCAAGGAGACGACACGGTCACCATCGGG GGGAAGTCCTATGCATTTGATCGTGTGTTTCCCACCAACACCACCCAGGAGCAAGTCTACAACACCTGTGCTAAGCAAATCGTTAAAG ATGTACTGGGTGGCTACAATGGCACTATCTTTGCCTATGGACAGACGTCTTCTGGAAAGACCCACACCATGGAG GGCAGCCTGCATGACCCTCAGCAGATGGGAATCATACCTCGTATCGCTGAGGATATTTTCAACCATATTTTTTCCATGGATGAAAATCTGGAGTTCCACATTAAG GTGTCCTACTTTGAGATCTATATGGAAAAGATCCGTGATCTTCTTGATG TCACCAAGACCAACCTGTCTGTACATGAGGACAAGAACCGTGTCCCCTATGTTAAG GGCTGCACTGAACGTTTCGTCTCGAGCCCTGAGGAAGTGATGGACGTGATTGATGAAGGAAAGTCTAACCGCCATGTTGCGGTCACCA ACATGAACGAACATAGCTCTCGCAGCCACAGCATATTCCTGATCAACATCAAGCAGGAGCATGTGGAAACAGAGCAGAAACTCTGTGGAAAACTCTATCTTGTGGACCTGGCTGGCAGCGAAAAG GTCAGTAAGACTGGTGCAGCTGGAGCTGTTTTAGATGAGgcaaaaaacatcaacaagTCTCTGTCTGCCCTGGGCAATGTCATATCTGCTCTTGCTGAGGGAACA AAGACTCACGTGCCATACCGTGACAGCAAGATGACAAGGATCCTTCAGGACTCTCTGGGGGGTAACTGTAGGACCACCATGTTTATTTGCTGCTCTCCCTCAGGTTTCAATGAAGCTGAGACCAAATCAACTCTCATGTTTGGACAACG TGCTAAGACAATCAAGAACGCAGCCTCGATAAATCTGGAGCTGACAGCAGAGCAATGGAAGAGAAAGTAtgagaaggaaaaggagaagaataAGACTCTGAGAGACACTATTCAGAGGCTGGAAGCTGAGCTGAAACGCTGGCGCAATG gAGAGGAAGTGCCAGAGACGGAGCAGACTTCTGCCGACATGACAAAACTGGAGAACACAGATGAGTGTCTCGATAATGAGAATGAGGTAGAAAgacaaaaggagaaagagaaagagaggaactTGGATACCTCCTCCATTGTGGTGCGTATCTCAGAGGAGGAAAGGCAGAAGTACGAGGAGGAGATCCGGAAGCTTTACCGCCAAATGGAtgacaag gatgATGAGATCAATCTGCAGTGTCAGTTGGTTGAGAAGCTTAAACAGCAAATGCTGGCTCAAGATGAG CTCCTGGCATCAACACGCGGGGACAGTGATAAAGTGCAGACTGAGCTTGGCCGGCTGCATTCGGAGAGTGAGAGTGCAAAGGCTGAAGTGAGGGAAGTGCTGCAAGCACTTGAGGAGCTTGCTGTTAATTATGACCAGAAGAGCCAGGAGGTGGAGGAGAAGAGCCTTCACAACAAACAGTTGGCTGAGCAGCTCAGCCAAAAAATG GCCAGTCTAATGGAACTGGAAACAGAACTGGCTCAGATGCAGGAGGTGAGCTCACAGCAGAGGAAGCGCATTGCTGATGTGTTGAATGGCTTAATGCGTGACCTTAGTGAATTCAGCACCATTGTAGGAAATGGAGAAATCAAGCtg CCAGTAGAAATCAGCGGGGCTATAGAGGAGGAATTCACTGTGGCCAGGCTGTACATCAGCAAGATTAAATCAGAGGTGAAATCGATGGTGAAGCGTTGCCGACAACTGGAGAGCATGCAACTAGAGTGTCACCGCAAAATGGAGGAGACTGGCCGTGAACTTTCCTCCTGTCAGCTCCTCATCTCACAG cATGAGGCAAAGATCCGTTCTCTCACTGAGTACATGCAGAATGTGGAGCAGAAGAAGAGACAGCTAGAGGATAGCTATGATGCTCTAAGTGAAGAACTGTCCCTCTTACAGAATCCAG AATCTCAAGATGGAGCAGAAAGGCCAGAGACAGGGGAATCGGATGAAAAG AAGGCAGTTCACAGAGCTTCAGGCCATCGTGAACCTCGCCACACTCAACTCAGCCAACTGCGGGATGAGATCAACGAAAAACAGCGCCTTATTGATGAGCTCACtga TAAGAACCAAGCTCTGGAGTTAGAGTTGGCCCATGTGCGGTCTGACTTCAGTAACCTTAAGATTCAGGAGGACACAAAAAACGCTCGTTTGGAACAGCTATC atttcagcaggaGAGGCACGAGCAGTCAAAACAAGATCTCAAGGGCCTGGAGGAGACCGTT GCCCGTGAACTCCAGACCCTCCATAATCTGCGCAAGCTGTTCGTTCAAGACCTCACGACTCGAGTTAAAAAA AGTTCAGAAATTGGACCTGATGATAGTGGGGGGTCTAACACCCAGAAGCAGAAGATTTCCTTTCTTGAAAACAACCTGGACCAGCTTACAAAGGTTCACAAACAG CTGGTACGTGATAATGCAGACCTGCGCTGTGAGCTTCCGAAACTGGAGAAGCGTCTTCGCTCTACGGCTGAGCGCGTTCGGGCACTTGAGACGGCACTAAAGGACGCCAAACAGGGTGCCATGAATGATCGGCGCCGCTACCAGCAGGAGGTGGAACGTATTAGGGATGCCATGCGAATGCGCAGTGCTCTACGCCGCCCACACACTGCTCAGATTG CAAAGCCAGTGAGGCCTGGGAACTATGGCACCGTCACGTCACCTACCACCTCTCTCTCCATGCGAGCCAGTGAGCCTGCAACATCATTCAGTAATGTCCTGTttcagagagaggaaaagcCTGTTCCCCAGAAAACCAATGT AGTTGGCTACAGCACTGTGAGATCTATAGACATACTCAGCTCCTACCCACTAGATGTGGAAAATG gtaACAGCCCAGACATTAATGACAACAG GAGTGATGCACACTGTGGCAGTATTGTGGAACCATCCAGACATTATATCATGCAGCCAGAGGCTGCAGCCAGTTAA